TGTTttcctgttttcgcgctgtattcctaaactaaaataaactaagcaaTGTACATCTTAGGAGCGAGGAAACGCGATGGTGTATGTGATGGATGCCGCTCATTGGCGTTGGCAGGAATGTAGTTTCGCGGCTGTTTACTGAAATCAATGCCGGTCGGTGAAGCGAAACTTCGTCCTCGCTGTGAGTGGCAGTTTCTGTTCCACTGCGCGTACTGCACTCGGCAGAACGAGAAATACACCCCGTCCAGTCATTTGACACTGCATTTTATGATTCGCTCTTAAATTCTCATAGGGATAATTTCGCAGAGACAGGTTTGAAGGTCGTACGTACAACCTGTTCCACAAAATCGGAGTGCAGATAAAATAAACTACACGTGCAGATATCTTGCAGTGGAACCAAATAACTGGTTAACTCAGCCagtcttgcagcatctctggaggaccgaCGCAGTCGACGTATCGGGTTGGGATCATTGTTCcgatcagagtctgaagaaggggctcgagtTGATACGtcgcctatctatgtcctccagagatattgcttccgccactgagatactccagcaccttttctTGTCAGGGACAGAACAATGGTCCGCCCGCTGTTCGGCAGAAAATACTTGCCCGTTATGTTTTCAGCCTTGTTTGTGAAGGGTGTTTGTAATTATATTTGCTGCGCTTCCCTGAAATCCTTTCATGTTGGAAAATTAAATCACATATTTGATATTGGGAGGATCCCCTCTTCATTCTGATTTAATAGACGGTAATTTGGATTGTTAATTCCATTTTTCAGAGACACTGACTGACCGGTTGAAAATATTGTATATTTTACATCAACGATGGATGTTACATCAACATCAAGCGATTGGTATAATGATGTGAAGATTACTACATAAGGCAACCCCGATAATTTTGGTAAACGGGATTTTATTCATTTGCAGACTAAATTCCTGATTTCTAAAATCGGATTGTCCTTTGTACCAATATTTTCATCTTTATGTAATTATTTTCTACATAAGGCAATGCCACTAATTTTGGTAATCAGGAATTTAATAAATTACTGATTGAACATAGTTCTGGCAAACGTTTGACGGGTGACTGTCCCAAATAttgattaattaaataaatagtctCTACCACTGGCGACACAGGTTTAAATTACTCCGTCTGCTCCCATGCCACCAACCTATACACCACACAATCAATCAGTTTCTGTTTTCATTCTTTCCCAGTGAATCTgatggcgattgtgatcctgtcccgtgGCAAGTGCGGCCTCTCCAAGTGCATCACTCGTTACATGGTAGCCATGGCGACCGCGGACCTCTCTGTGCTTCTCATTGACGTGGTATTTCGTCGGATTGCTGATATGTATTGGTGGCCTACTTCATTGACCTACACTCCTGTGTGTAAAATAATACTCTACCTGGCTCCCGTGTCGGTGGACTGTTCTGTATGGTTCACAGTCGCTTTCACATTTGATCGCTTTATTGCGATTTCTACTAAGAATATGAAGGCCAAATATTGCACCGAGAGAACCGCGTCGATTGTTATTCTGACAGTGACCCCGTTCGTCTGCCTTCTGAATACACCTTTGCCCTTCGCATACGTTTCTTATTCCCCAACTGAACTGAATCTGGGCTGCGTCAAAGATGTATATTTTTACATGCGTCACGAATGGATGGTGTTCTCTTGGATCGAACAGTTGTTCACCCCGGTGATTCCATTCTGCCTGATTTTGTTGTTTAACGCGCTCACCGTCAGACGTATTTccgtggccagtcgggtccgcaGGAGCCTCCGAGCTCTCAGCGGTGGGGAGAAAAAGAAAGACCAGGAGATGGTGAACCGCAGACGCTCGGTCGTTTTACTTCTGGCAATCTCGAGCTCCTTCATCCTGCTCTGGGCCACAAGTGTCGCACATTTTATTGCGCTTCGATGGTTTAATTTCTCCTTACGCAGGTCCTCGCCAAACCCCCTGTTCGAATTTGAAAAGGTTGGATTTATGCTTCAGCTCCTGAGCTCCTGCACCAACACGGCCATTTACACCGTGACACAGCGCAAGTTCAGAGATGAGTTGGTCCGTGTGCTAACATATCCATTCCGTTGAGCTAAAAATATAGGGCAATTGGTAAAACAATATCATTAAAATAATATCACAACAACACGCGAGTGGTTTGATTATCGGATTTATGTGAAAATACAAACATTTAGTTTAAACATTAGTTCTGCAGCTGCTGGaacaatggaaggtagacaaaatgctggagaaactcagcgggtgaggcttcgactatggagcgaaggaacaggttacatttcgggttgagacccttcttcaggctgatgttggggtggggggcgggggtgcttcgctccacagatgctgcctcacccgctgtgtttttccagcatttttgtcacccttccatttatcctgcatctgcagttctttcttaatcaaatGAAACCTGTGCGTGTTCCTTGTTGATGAATGGTAGAAgaatggtagaacatctgcattATAAAATGTTCAGCAGAGCTGTCACACCCTGAAGTAGGCACGCCTGCACGCTTATGGCGGACACGTTAATGAAATGAAACGGCATGTCAGCCACGCTCACGGCCAGATAGAGCAAACGACCTGGCACAATTTCCTGCATCTTCAGGATCACTGGCTGGGATGTCAGGGGCAACAGGAAGGCCACACCACTCGAATTTGTGCTGAGGTGGCTCTTCCCATTCCATGAGACAGGAGGCTTCATCACTGACAACAGTATGCGCCTCTTGCAGAAAACAGACCGATATATCCCCTCTTTGACGACTGATAGATGATGACATCTGCGAAGGTCCCGCCTTCCGCCATTAATGGTTAGGCTATCAACTGCGATCTTCATGTTGAAGTCATACTCAGGTTTTTCCCTCACACCCTCGTAGGAGTGGGGCTCCTCTCTTATAGGAGCTTCGCAAGGTCCCCAAACTGACGCGTCTCAGACTCGGGAAGGCCACTAACTTTACTGcgaaggataataataataataatacattttatttatgggcgcctttcaagagtctcaaggacaccttacaaaaatttagcaggtagaggaaaaacatgtaaggggaatgaaataaatagtagagacaggactagtacacaaagtaaagacagaattcaatacaaaacacaatatgaggcaattaatgcacagatgaaaacggagggggacgtggggctaaggatagtcagaggtgaagagatgggtcttgaggcgggactggaagatggtgagggacacggaattgtggatcagttggtggagggagttccagagcctgggagctgccctggagaaggctctgtccccaaaactgcggaggttggacttgtggatggggaggagaccggctgatgtggatctgagggaccgtgagtgttggtagggggagaggaggtcagtgagatatgtgggggccaggtggtggagggctttgtaggtggggatcaggattttgtaagtgatccggtgggagatgggaagccagggaagttgtttgaggactgcagtgatgtgatgccaggatttggtgtgggtgatgagtcgggcggctgcattctggaccagttggagtcggttgatgtaggtggagctgatgccaaggagaagtgagttgcaatagtccagtcgggaggagacgaaggcatggatgagtctttcagcagcgggaggtgtgagggagtgtctgagtttggcgatgttgcggagatgaaagaaggatgttttaatgacatggcggatgtgaggctcaagggagagggtggaatcaaagatcacaccaaggttgcgggcctggggagatggggagacagtggtgccgtcgattgtgagagtggggttattgattttgctgagtgtggctttggagcctatgaggacgaattctgttttatcgctgttgagttgaggaaattatgttgcatccaggtttttatagctgacaacacaggagttgatatgggggggggggggggggggggggggggggggggggggggggggggtggggtggggggatttggtgccaaggtagatctagGTGTCATCAGAGTAACAGTGGACGTTCAGGTTGAAGTgacggagtatctgaccaagggggaggatgtagatgatgaagaggagggggccgagtacggagccttggggaacgccttgagtgactgtggctgtagcagaggtgtggttgtggagagagatgaagtgggatctgttggaaaggtaggaacggaaccAGCTGAGAGCGGTACCTTCAATGCCgtggtctttgagtctggtgagcaggatgttatggttcactataTCGAAGGCTGCgttcaggtcgaggaggatgaggatgttgagggaaccagtgtcagtagaggtgaggaggtcgttgaggactttgaggagagcagtttctgtgctatggagggggcgaaagccagattggaggggttcaaataGGTTATATGGCATCAAGTGCCCGGTTAGGTTTCGTCAGATCCGGCCACTGTTTGCCAGCTGTCTGGACGTGTGCTCCTGCTGAACTTGTTTGCTTTCAGAAATTCCCGCATGTGCCAGATAACGGCCCCAAAAGACACAGCACTGGAATTCAGGCATTCTGCCAACCCACTGATACGTGAAGCAGCATCTTCCCCCTCACTACGCTCAAGCTCTGAGTACGGAGGGCTGCAGCTGGCTGCTAGCTCGCTCGCTCCACTGCATAAGCTGGATACATCGGGCTTCCCCACCTCCAGCATGATCCCACCCCCGGGATATGTGTCGAGGGAGGATCCCGATATCTCTGACAGCGATGAGCTGGACAGTGAATGGCCAGGGTCCTGTACTCTCCCACCGCCTCCTACAACTGTGGAGCAATAGTGGAGCTGATTCAGAGAGTCGGGATCCGGTGATTGAACCAATCCTTCTGGGAAAGATCATGCAGACCCATTTCTATTGTGTTCCTATTCCACCCGGCTTGGACCGTGATCACGTATTGGATCCCCACCCCCCAAGTCAACATGAAGCTCCATCTCGAATGACCCCGGAGACGCAGCCTAAACGCAGCTGCGC
This genomic interval from Leucoraja erinacea ecotype New England unplaced genomic scaffold, Leri_hhj_1 Leri_208S, whole genome shotgun sequence contains the following:
- the LOC129716317 gene encoding probable G-protein coupled receptor 139, coding for MYYEEITDIENVYYPILAVIGIPVNLMAIVILSRGKCGLSKCITRYMVAMATADLSVLLIDVVFRRIADMYWWPTSLTYTPVCKIILYLAPVSVDCSVWFTVAFTFDRFIAISTKNMKAKYCTERTASIVILTVTPFVCLLNTPLPFAYVSYSPTELNLGCVKDVYFYMRHEWMVFSWIEQLFTPVIPFCLILLFNALTVRRISVASRVRRSLRALSGGEKKKDQEMVNRRRSVVLLLAISSSFILLWATSVAHFIALRWFNFSLRRSSPNPLFEFEKVGFMLQLLSSCTNTAIYTVTQRKFRDELVRVLTYPFR